From the Chitinophaga lutea genome, the window GCCGCGGTACATGTCGAGCACATACATCGTTCCATCTGGCCCCAGGTGCAGGTTCACAGGACGGAAGCGTTCGTCGGTGCTGGCGAGGAATTCTTTGCCTTTATAAGCCTGGCGACCTTTGACGGCATATCCGCCGTTGTCGAGAATGTTCCTTTTGATGAGGTTGGCCGAAGGTTCCGCCACAAAAGCGTTGCCTTCGAACGCCGCACCATACAGACCACCGCGATATACCAGCGGGCCGCAGGCGGCCGTGAAATTCACGAGGCGCAGGCTGTCGTCGAGCACGCCTTTCATATAACCCCGGTTCACGCCGGTATTGGGGCGGAGCGGGTATACCTTGTTATCGGGCACGATGTTTTCGTCGTAGCCGTCTACCTTGCGCTGGTTGGGGTTGCCGGCACCCAAACCCGGACTGAAATAATCGCCGAGCAGGTTCTCTGAGTTATTGTTATAGAAGAGGCGGCCGTAACTGTCCTGCGAAATCCCCCACTGCCCGCGGAAGTGGGTCTCTTCCTTCAGCCAGCGGCCACCGTCGTAGCGGTAGCGTTTGTCCGACTTCGCATTGTATATCCAGTTATCCATGGCGCGCAGCAGGCCGTTGGGCTGATGCTCCACGTTGCCGCCGGTGGTAAAGAGCGAATCAACGAGTGTCTTTTTTCCAGCGTGGTCGCCGCTTATCTCGTAATGCCAGAGTTTGGGCGGCTCCGCTACCAGCAGGCCGTTGCCTGCGATGCTCAGCGCCCTGGGCAGCACCAGGGAATCCACGAATACGGTGCGTTTGTCCATCGCCCCGTCGCCGGTGGTATCTTCCAGTATCACGATCCGGCCGTTGCGGGCGTCTTCACCGGTTCCCACCGTGTCTGGCATATAACCGGTCATTTCCGCCACCCAGAGGCGGCCACGCTCATCGAAGGTCATCGCCACGGGCACCACCACCATCGGTTCGGCCGCTACCAGCTGTACGGTAAAGCCGTCTTCCACCTCTATTTTTTCGAGTGATTGCGCAGCCGTCAGCACGGGCGATTCCGCGTACTGCTGCCGTATTGCGAGAGAGTCTGTTGTGCCGTTGTGCTGCCGGTTGTTGCAGGCGCTCAATATTAAGCCTGTCAACCCCCATACTGTCAATATTCTGCCCGTGTTCATAGCCGTAGCATGCAATTATGTAAAATCGATTGAATCGCATTAAAATACTACCCCTAATGCGAATTTTCAAATTTGAAGCGGCTAAAATAAAGCGCCCGGCTGCATTTTTCCGGGTTTTATGACAGGCGGCGGGAATCCTATTCAGAAAAATCTTCTTCTGAATACGCTCTTCAGTTGGGTATACCCGTTCATGAGGTTGCCGGTGAGGAAATTGTCCTTGAGGTTGTTGCGAAGCGTGCTGCGAAGGATGCGTACGACCGTATCTTTTTCCACTTCGCCCGTTTCCTTGACCCGCCGCAGCAATTCGATGGCCACCAGGCCCAGCAGCGCCCCGAACAAAAAGAGGAAGTTCCATTCGTGCAGCTCCACGATGTGCAGGGTTTTGGTCCAGCGGGGGCTCGCCCATTCCGCGTCTATTTTAAGGTGCCGCCCGGTAAAATAATCCGCCAGTATGCCGCCCGCCAGTGGCGCCAGGGCTGAAAACACGGCCGTAACGATGTTCTTGGTGCTGAGGTAAACAATGGCGTCGGCCGTGGGCGCCAGCTTGAGGCCGATGTTGGTTAGCGACAGGTTGATCCCCGCATTGGCGATGCCCATCAGCAGGTGGATCAGCGAAAGCAGCAGCAGATTGGGCCACAGTTGGGAATAGATGCCCACAAAACACCAGGCCACCAGGCACAGTATATATAGCGGGGCCCCGATGGCGATGATGGTTTTGTTACTGTAGCGGTCCGCAAAAAGGCCCCAGATGCGGATGGTAAAAATACTGCTCACCTGGCTCACGATGGTCAGGCCGATGATGTAGGAAAGACCGAGCCCCATGCTTTTCATCATGAACACGGTAAAAAAGGGGGCGGCAATATTGACGGCGAACACCCAGGCGGAATTGAAGAACAGCAGGCGCCGGAAGTTCCCGTCTTTCAACGGCCGCGCCAGCATTTTAAAGATGTTCTCCTTCGGCATGAACCGCTGCGGTTCCGGCGTTTTAGCAAGAAAAGTGGTGCCTGTCAGTCCCACCACGCCGGCCACAATAAACATATATCCATACGCATTCATTTCAAGCGCGGGGTAATAGTGGCGGATATAGTCGAGCCCCAATGCCAGCATCAGGCTCAATACCGCATTGAGCGTTTGCATATAACTGCTGCGCAGGGCGAAATAAGCGCCCAGTGTTTTTTCAGGCACAAGGTCCTTCATCCAGGAATTCCAGCTGGCGCCGGCCACAGCGCCAGAGAGGTAATAAAAAAAGAGGATGGGGATCACCAGTTCGATAGTCATCACACCCGGCGCCAGCAGCGGCAACAGCCCTATGAACAGCAGGGGCAGGCGGGCCAGCACGGCGCAGATCACGGTGATCGCCCGCCGGTTGTTAAAACGGCGCACCAGCCAGATGGCGATCAGCTGGAACATATTGACCATCGTGGGCAATGCGGCAATCAAACCCAACTGCAGGTTATTGGCGCCCAGCAGGATGGCCATGGCCATGATGAAGGCCCCTCCGGTAAGGGTCGTCATGGTTTCCGAAGCCAGCCCGTCTCCTATCACCAGCTTCAGCCCTCGTTTTACATCCTGTTCCGTCAATATTTCGCTGGGCTTCAGATTCATTTTTCAGGTTTTGTAGGATGGGGCAATCTTTGTACCAGCTTGTATAACAACAAAAAAAGCCTTCCGGTTGGAAGGCTTTTTTTACAATTATTTCATTCTGTTTAATTCAGGCTCCGGAAGTCTACCGGCACCAGTTTGCTCACGCCGGGCTCCTGCATGGTAACGCCATAAATTACGTCTACCGCCGCCATCGTCTGTTTGTTGTGGGTCACGATGATGAACTGTGAATTATCGGAGAATTTGCGGATCATATTGGTGAATTTGCCCACGTTCGCATCGTCCAGCGGCGCGTCCACCTCATCGAGGATACAGAACGGCGCGGGTTTGATGAGGTAAATGGCAAACAGCAGCGCGGTAGCGGTGAGGGTTTTCTCCCCGCCGGACAACTGCGTAATGGCCGCAGGGCGCTTTCCTTTCGGTTTGGCGATGATCTCGATGCCGGTATCGGCCAGGTTCGACGGGTCGTTGAGGATCATGTCGCACTGGTCTTCTTCGGTAAAGAGCGCCTTGAACACCCGGATGAAGTTTTCCTTCACCTGGTTGAACGTATCGAGGAATTTCTGGTTGGCGGTGGACTCCACTTCCTGGATGGTGGCCAGCAGGGATTCCTTGGCCGTTACCAGGTCGTTCTTCTGTTCGAGGATGAACTCGTAGCGTTTTTTCATTTCGGTATACGCCTCAATGGCCGTAGGGTTGATCTCACCCATGTTCTCGAGGCGTTTCTTGAGGCGCTCGGCGTTGCCCTGGAGGTCCTCCACGCTTTGCGAGCCGGTGCGCTCTTCATCGAGGATCTCGTCGAGGTTTACTTTGAATTCCACGCTCAGCCTTTCTTTCATGGAGGCGAGCTGCAGTTTCAGTTCGTTCACCTTGTCTTTGATCTGGTTGAGCTGCTGTTCCAGCATGTCGCGCGTTTTCTGCTTGGAGCGCAGGGCGCTTTCGAGTTCCTGGAGGTGGTTGCGGAAGTTGTAGTATTCCTGGTCCTTTTCGTTCACCGCTTTTTCTTCTTCTTCGCGGCGGCGGAACAGTTCCACGAGCCCGTCTTCCGACGCCAGCAGCCGGTCTTCGGCGGCGGCGATGTTGCCGGCCGTGTCTTCCAGCTGGGTTTTATTGCTGGTGATCTGCACGTGCAGGTCACTGAGTTGTTTGCGTTTGAAGTCCAGCTCCTGTTTCAGCCCCTGCACCTTGCTTTGCTGGCGGGTATGCTGGAGGTTCTGGTTGTTGAACTGCACGCTGGCCTGGTTGAACTGCTGCTCCGCTTCCTGTGCGGCGCGGTCGGCGGCCACGATGCTGTCGTGCAGGGCATGTACGCGGTCGTTCAGTGTATCCAGCTCATCCCTTACGCTCGAAATGCTTTGTTCGTTGGCCTGCAGGGAGGCTTCCATTTCGGCGAGGCGTTTGCTGCCCGTTTCGATGAGGTGGTGAAAGTTCTCGATGCGGTTCTGCAGGCCGAACAGCTGGTTGTTGAGCTGGTTCACCTTTTCGCGCATTGCGTTGATCTTGTTTTCGTTGAGCTGGCTGTTGTAGCCCAGCACCTCGTCGTGTTTGGCCTGCAAATCGGCTTTGAGGCTGCTGCACACGCTTTCCAGCCCGCGGATCTCGGCTTCGAGTTTTTCGAGGTTCTTGGCGCGGCCGAGTTTCTTGCCTTCGAAGAGGCCCACGGAACCGCCGTTCATGCTGTATTTGCCCCGGTGGATGCGGCCGCTCTTTTCAGTGATCAGCACATCCTGGTCGGGCAGCTCGGTAAAGTTGAGCGCGGTGAGGTCTTCTGCCACAAACACTTTGCCCAGCAGGTAATTGCCGAGGCCTTTGTATTTGTCTTCGATCTCCACCACTTCGAGCGCAGGCACCGTGCCGGGCGGCGTAAACAGGGCGCCGGCCTGGTGGTTGAACTGGTCGAGGATGAAGAAATTGGCCTTGCCTTTCTTATGCAGGTCGAGCAGGCGGATGGCCTGGATGGCCTCTTCCGCGTTGTTCACCACGTAATAGTTCAGGTAAGGCTCCAGCAGGTTTTCTATACAGGTGCGGTAATCCTCGCGGCAGAAAAAGATGTCGCTGAGGATGGGCGCCTTGTTATTCCATTCGTTGTTTTTCTTGAGGAACTTGATGCTTTCGGGGTAACCCTCCAGGCTGTCCACGAGCGATTTGAGCAGGTCGTACTCGTTCTTTTTCGAATCGAGCTTCCTGTTCTCGTCCACCAGGCGGTCGCGCAGGCCTTCGATCTCTCCCTGCGTAGCGAGGATCTTGCCTTTGGTTTCTTCCTGGAAGCGGATCATTTCGGCCAGCTCTTCCTTGTTCTGTTCGAGGGTGTCCTGGAGACCGCTCTTTTCTTCTTCCAGCTGTGCGATCTGCGTCTGGCGGTTGGCCTTCTCTTCCTGGAGCTGCTGGATGCTACGCTGCAGGTTCTGTACGGAGGTATCGGCCACAGCCACTTTTTTCTCCGCTTCGAACTGCTGGCGCTGCCATTGCTGCTGGTCTTTCCGGAGGTTTTCGAGGGCCAGCTTCTTATCGTTGAAGAGTACTTTCTTTTCGTCGGTCATCTCCTGCAGGGTTTCCAGTTCGTCCTGCATGGATTCGAACACTTCCTGTTCGTCGCCCACCTGCGTTTCGGTGAAGGCGATGGAGTCCGTCAGCCCTTTGAGCTGCCCTTCCGCGTTGTTGAGGAAATCGCTGAGGCTTTTTTCCCTTTCGCGGAGATAGGTCAGCTGCTGGGTAGCGAGGTTCTTGTCGTTTTCCTTGGTGCGGATGGTGGATAC encodes:
- a CDS encoding MFS transporter, which codes for MNLKPSEILTEQDVKRGLKLVIGDGLASETMTTLTGGAFIMAMAILLGANNLQLGLIAALPTMVNMFQLIAIWLVRRFNNRRAITVICAVLARLPLLFIGLLPLLAPGVMTIELVIPILFFYYLSGAVAGASWNSWMKDLVPEKTLGAYFALRSSYMQTLNAVLSLMLALGLDYIRHYYPALEMNAYGYMFIVAGVVGLTGTTFLAKTPEPQRFMPKENIFKMLARPLKDGNFRRLLFFNSAWVFAVNIAAPFFTVFMMKSMGLGLSYIIGLTIVSQVSSIFTIRIWGLFADRYSNKTIIAIGAPLYILCLVAWCFVGIYSQLWPNLLLLSLIHLLMGIANAGINLSLTNIGLKLAPTADAIVYLSTKNIVTAVFSALAPLAGGILADYFTGRHLKIDAEWASPRWTKTLHIVELHEWNFLFLFGALLGLVAIELLRRVKETGEVEKDTVVRILRSTLRNNLKDNFLTGNLMNGYTQLKSVFRRRFF
- a CDS encoding DUF7133 domain-containing protein; this encodes MNTGRILTVWGLTGLILSACNNRQHNGTTDSLAIRQQYAESPVLTAAQSLEKIEVEDGFTVQLVAAEPMVVVPVAMTFDERGRLWVAEMTGYMPDTVGTGEDARNGRIVILEDTTGDGAMDKRTVFVDSLVLPRALSIAGNGLLVAEPPKLWHYEISGDHAGKKTLVDSLFTTGGNVEHQPNGLLRAMDNWIYNAKSDKRYRYDGGRWLKEETHFRGQWGISQDSYGRLFYNNNSENLLGDYFSPGLGAGNPNQRKVDGYDENIVPDNKVYPLRPNTGVNRGYMKGVLDDSLRLVNFTAACGPLVYRGGLYGAAFEGNAFVAEPSANLIKRNILDNGGYAVKGRQAYKGKEFLASTDERFRPVNLHLGPDGTMYVLDMYRGIIQHKTYLTPYLKGEIGARSLTQPLNCGRIYRVVPAKSNPQPVKITGNLVAFLDDANGWVRDKAQQLIADGQDKQWVPALQARLRDLSKPIGAMHALWALEGLHALTLADVQPLLEQTTDALLRSQAIAVLPAVINSGNRAVVAQTLEKLMADSVQAPTATLVLPALRKTDAAAAARLLQQAWQTYPNSKVMAGAVISNVKDKEAQLLAAVEAWNPDTTLIIRRQLKKVLTDIANRRKSNMDEALLKEYPRGNLIFKTVCQTCHGADGEGIQSLAPPLNHSELVTGKKERLIAIVLYGLTGPVQVNGKLYKAPEINGDMPGLISNDEFSDADIAQLLSFIRNAWGNKSDKVIEKEIQQVKEKYKGRVKSFTMEELK
- the smc gene encoding chromosome segregation protein SMC; translation: MRLKTLEIKGFKSFADKTVLHFDEGVTGVIGPNGCGKSNIIDSIRWVIGEHKISNLRSENQAGLVFNGSRTRSASGMAEVSLTFENTKNVLPTEFTTVTITRKFFKNGDSEYRLNDVACRLKDIHNLFMDTGVSTDSYAIIELGMVDDIIKDKENSRRRMLEQAAGISIYKTRKKEAKSKLDATEGDLNRIEDLLFEINNNLKTLESQARKAERYYEIKKEYKEASIELAKAALEGFNITFRDLTEQQQQETDRKAAIEAEISTDEAAVEQDKLHFVAKERELQVLQRSFNELVSTIRTKENDKNLATQQLTYLREREKSLSDFLNNAEGQLKGLTDSIAFTETQVGDEQEVFESMQDELETLQEMTDEKKVLFNDKKLALENLRKDQQQWQRQQFEAEKKVAVADTSVQNLQRSIQQLQEEKANRQTQIAQLEEEKSGLQDTLEQNKEELAEMIRFQEETKGKILATQGEIEGLRDRLVDENRKLDSKKNEYDLLKSLVDSLEGYPESIKFLKKNNEWNNKAPILSDIFFCREDYRTCIENLLEPYLNYYVVNNAEEAIQAIRLLDLHKKGKANFFILDQFNHQAGALFTPPGTVPALEVVEIEDKYKGLGNYLLGKVFVAEDLTALNFTELPDQDVLITEKSGRIHRGKYSMNGGSVGLFEGKKLGRAKNLEKLEAEIRGLESVCSSLKADLQAKHDEVLGYNSQLNENKINAMREKVNQLNNQLFGLQNRIENFHHLIETGSKRLAEMEASLQANEQSISSVRDELDTLNDRVHALHDSIVAADRAAQEAEQQFNQASVQFNNQNLQHTRQQSKVQGLKQELDFKRKQLSDLHVQITSNKTQLEDTAGNIAAAEDRLLASEDGLVELFRRREEEEKAVNEKDQEYYNFRNHLQELESALRSKQKTRDMLEQQLNQIKDKVNELKLQLASMKERLSVEFKVNLDEILDEERTGSQSVEDLQGNAERLKKRLENMGEINPTAIEAYTEMKKRYEFILEQKNDLVTAKESLLATIQEVESTANQKFLDTFNQVKENFIRVFKALFTEEDQCDMILNDPSNLADTGIEIIAKPKGKRPAAITQLSGGEKTLTATALLFAIYLIKPAPFCILDEVDAPLDDANVGKFTNMIRKFSDNSQFIIVTHNKQTMAAVDVIYGVTMQEPGVSKLVPVDFRSLN